GCAACGGCTGTATATGGTAACAGAGGTGCCAATGGTGTAATCCTGATCGTAACCAAGAAGGGAGTGATTGGCCGGCCACGTGTGATCTTCCGTACGGAAACGGCGGTAGCCACACCAATGCGGATCGAAGATAATATCAATGCCTATGAATATGCGTCGCTGGTAAATGAGTCCCGTGCCAATGTGGGGGAAGCGCCGAAGTATTCGGCGGCAGAGTTGCAGAAATTTAAAGACCACTCGGACCCGTATCTCTACCCGGATGTAGACTGGTACCGGACCATCTTCCGGAAGAATACCATGCAGAGCATTAACAACCTGGGTATTACCGGCGGTACGGAGATCGTACGGTATTACGTAAACCTGGGCTATACGCTGCAACAGGGAATGTATGTGGAAGATCCTAAGGTAGAATACAAGACCAACGCCATGATGCGCCAGTATAACTTCCGATCCAGGGTGGATGTAAAGCTGAACAAACGGCTGACCGTAGACCTGGGGCTGGCGGGGATCTCAAAGGCCGCCAATTTCCCCGGCAGGGCCCGATCTACGATTTTTGATGTACTCAAGCTCACCAACCCACTGATGTACCCGGTAAAGAACCCGGACGGATCCAACCCCGGAGCTTCCGGCGACTCAAGGATCAATCCCTATACACTGGTTACACAAACCGGTTATACCACGCAGTTTTATAATACCATCACCAGTAACCTGAATGTGCGCTGGGATATGGGCGGCCTGGTGCGGGGCCTGTCGTTAAATGGGCTGGCGGCGTTTGATGTGGTAGACATTACCCAGAATGTGCGTTCGAAGGACCCGGCCACTTTTTATTATAAAAAAGATCCCATCACAGGCAAGGAAAGCTACACGCCCATTGTTACGGAAACAGCACTGGGGTTGTATAATCTTAATGAGAATTACCGAACCGTATATGAAGAATTACGGCTGGATTATGTACGCAGTTTCGGAAAACACAATATCACCGCATTGCTGGGTGCAAACAGACGGCAATACAACAACGTAAATGCCGGCAACTCCATCGATAATATACCGGAACGCAGGCAGGGCCTGATCGGCCGGATTACCTATAACTATGATACCCGCTACCTGCTGGAAGTAAATGCAGGATATACCGGCTCCGAGCAGTTTCCGAAAGGAAAACGGTATGGCCTGTTCCCGTCTGTAGGACCGGGCTGGATTGTATCCAATGAAAAGTTTTGGAACTCCGGTTTTATCAATCTTTTAAAATTCAGAGGATCCTATGGCCTGGTAGGTAATGACCGCATAGGTGGTGGCCGGTTTTTATTCCAGACCCGCTTTGATAAAAATGCTCCAGGTTATGTGTTTGGCCAGGACCAGAACATTAATCCCGGTGGCAAGCGGGAAAACTTTATCGGTAACCCGGATGTAACTTGGGAACATGCATATAAATCGAATATAGGGATGGACCTGGAGCTCTTGCAGGGAATGATTACGCTCACAACGGATGTATTCCGCGAGCGGCGGGAAGATCAGTTGCTCAGCCGGCGGATCATTCCGATCTATGCAGGATATCCCGATTTTATTATTCCCTTCGGGAACGTGGGCATCACGGAAAACAAAGGGATCGACGGAAGTTTCCAGTTCCGGAATACGACCAAGGGGGGCTTCTATTATTCCGTGAACGGAAACCTCACATTTGCTAAGAACAAAATCATTGAAAACGATTATCCCAAGCTTCAGTACCCCTGGCAGGACCTGCGCGGTTATCCCATCGGTTCCAACCTGGGATATATTGCCGAAGGCTTTTTTAAAGATGAGGCCGATATCGCAAACAGTCCAAGCCAAACCTATTTCCAGTCGGTGATCCGTCCCGGGGATGTAAAGTATAAGGACATCAACGGCGATAATAAGATCGATAATGCAGACATGACCGTGATCGGCAAATACGGGTCTGAGCCGCAGATGATGTATGGCCTGGGGATCGTACTGTCCTATAAAGGATTTGATGCCTCCATTTTCTTTACAGGTGCGGCCCGGCGCGATTTCTTCTTTACACAGCAATGGACGGCCATGCCGTTTGCTTCCGGCGAGAGCATGTATAATGTGATGCAGATGGTATATGATCAGCGGTGGATACCCGGCGCCGATAACAGCGAAGCAAAATTTCCCGCGGTACGCTCATTGAGCAAAAACAATTATGTGGGTTCTACGGTATACCTGCGCAGCGGCGATTACCTGCGGATCAAGAACGCAGAAATCGGTTATAATTTTCCCGATGCACTCATGAAACGCTTGAAACTCAATGGCGCAAGGCTTTTTGTACAGGGCACCAACCTGGCCACCTGGGATCATATCAAGGCCATTGATCCCGAGTCGGATTTTGGCACGGGAAGTTATCCCATCAGCCGCAATTTCAATTTTGGTCTTGAAGTGAGGTTTTAACGAAAAAAAAATTCATCATGAAAAAGTTGATACAAATAATAGCTGTATTGCTGGTGTTCGCGTCCCTGTCCGGCTGCAAAAAAGGGTACCTGGATAAAACTCCGGATGGCGACCTTACACTGGATCAGATCTTTACCAATTCCGGGTTTACCGAACAGTTCCTTACCAATATTTATTCACAGCTGCCGCAAGAACTGCGTATGGTAGACAACCCGGGTTCTGGATTACCCAATAATCCCTTCAATGGGGCATCCGATGATATGGAGATGAGTTACGAAGGCAATTTCGCCACCAATATGAACCTGGGGAACTGGAACCCCGTGACCTATACCTTGGATTTCTGGTCGAATTGTTATTATGCGATCCGGAAAGCTAATCTGTTCCTGGAGAATATTGATAAACTCGCGCCTTCCGACCTGGCACCGGTTACAAAGATCAACCGCTGGAAAGGCGAGGCGATTTTTTTACGGGCCTTTTATCATTTCCTGCTGATCCGGGTGTATGGCCCGGTACCCATCATTGATCGCACCTATAACCTGAATGAGGATTTTACCACGGTAAAAAGACAGCCCATCGATCAGTGTGTAAATTTTATTGTATCGGAATGTGATAAATCGGCAGGATTGCTGGAGCCCAAGGTTAGTTCCACCAGTGATTACGGACGCCCTTCCAAAGCAGCTGCATTGGCGCTCAAGGCCCGTACATTGTTGTATATGGCCAGCCCGTTGTGGAATGGCAACCCGGATTATGCCAGCTTTAAAGACAAGGAAGGTACGCGCTTGTTTCCCGACTTTGACGGCGGGCGTTGGCAGGTGGCGGCCAACGCTGCAAAACAGTGCATTGATGAAGCAACTGCTGCCGGCTACGGCCTGTACCGTGCCGCGGATAACAACCCGGTAAAAAATTACCAGGAGCTTTTTTATATGAACTTCAACAACGAGGTGTTTTTTACCTGTAATGATCCGGACTATCAGAATATCGACGCCTACAGTGAGCCCAGGGGCATGACGGGTGCCAACTGGCCGTTGCAGTCACCTACACAGGACCTGGTGGATGATTATGAAATGGCCAACGGCATCCGGCCGATCACCGGCTATAATGCAGACATGACGCCCATCATCGATCCACTGTCGGGGTATACCGAAAATGCACAGGCTGCAACGGAAACGGATTATTATTATGCGGGCACCCGTACTATGTATGTGAACCGCGAGCCGCGCTTTTATGCCACCATCAATTTTACCGGGGCAAAATATAAAACAGGGACGCCGCAGCTGCGTAAAACACCCTTGCAATTCTGGAAGCTGGGGCTGGATGGGCGCACAAATGTAAGCACTGATTTTTACAGTAAAACAGGGTACCTGCTGAAAAAACTAACCCACCCGGCATTTGTAATGTCGCCAAAATCAGATCCCAAACGCACCTGGATCTTTTTCCGGCTGGGCGAACAATATCTCAACTACGCGGAGGCATTAAATGAAGCGCAGGGGCCCATTGCCGATGTATACAAATATGTGAATCTGATCCGTGAACGCGCAGGACTGCCGGGCCTTACAGCCGGTCTTTCAAAAGATGCCATGCGGGAAGCCATCCGGCATGAGCGGCGTATAGAACTGGCATTTGAAACCCACCGCTATTTTGATTGCCACCGCTGGAAGATTGCAGAAGTTACAGATAACCGGAATATATACGGCTTAAATGTAAATGGGTTAACCAGCGAAAGTCCTATTGTGCCGTATACGATCGCCAGTGACGCTTTTTATAAACGTACGGTGATTGAGAAACGGATTTTTGATAAAAAACATTACCTGTGGCCGATACAGCAGCGGGATATCGATAAAAATCACAACCTGGTACAGAATCCGTTTTGGTAATGAATAAGCATTTTTTATGAGCATGTATTGTAACGATTTCAGCAACGTAAGTAAGGCATTGTTTAAGGTGGTTTTATTAGGGTGGTTATTGAGCTATAGCGGAACCGTGCAGGCGCAGCAATTATATGAGCTGCCGGCTGCGGGTACGGAATCGCGGTGGATCAGTTTCGAGAACATCCGTGGAGAAAAAGGCAGCGCAGCAACAGAGAACAAAGGTGCGAAAGGCCATTCTTCCGAGTGGATTGCGCCGGGTGCCAGCAAAGTGCTGATGGATTATTCCGGCGCGGGCATTATTCACCGGATCTGGATGACGGTCATCGACCGGAGCCCGGCAGCGTTGCGTTCCATCCGTATTGAAATGTACTGGGACGATGCGGCAAAACCCGCCGTATCTGCACCGCTGGGCGATTTCTTCGGGATCAGTCTTGGTTTGAAAACAACCTTTCAGAGTGCTGCTTTTTCAGATCCGGAAGGACGGTCGTTTAATTGTTATATTCCCATGCCGTTTAAAAAGCATGCGAAGATCGTTTTCATCAACGAGTCGAACGTGAAGCAGTTGCTTTTTTACGACATTAATTTCTCTGCGCTGAAACGGCCGGTGTTGCAAGCCGGGTATTTCCATGCATACTGGAGTACCAACAATGGCTCAAAGCTTGGGGACGATTTTGCAATTCTTCCGCAGATACACGGAAAGGGCCGCTTTCTGGGTACCAATATCGGCATTGTAACAGATAAAGTGTATGGCAGTACCTGGTTTGGCGAAGGGGAAGTAAAAATATACCTGGATGGAGATCAGCAATATCCCACCCTGGCAGGAACGGGTACAGAGGATTATATCGGCTCTGCATGGAACCTGGGACCCTTCTCAAATTTATACCAGGGGGCGCCCATTGTGGATAAGGTAAAGGGCCGCTTTTCATTTTACCGGTATCATATTCCCGACCCGGTTTTTTTTAACAGCAGCTGTAAGGTTACCATCCAGCAAATGGGCGGCGGTGGAAGGGATTCCATACGGGCCATCATTAAAGCAGGCGGGCGTGCCCGCCCGGTGTCGGTAATGACTTCCACGGGGCTGATCAAAATTCTGGAGCAGCGGAATTATCCGGACTTGTTTGATGAACGCTTCCCGAAAGATGAATGGGTGAATTTTTACCGGGTAGACGATTATGCGGCCACAGCTTATTTTTACCTTGACCGACCCGAAAATGAATTGCCGCCGCTGCCGCCGGTAGCCGAACGGATAAGGGGATTGTAAAATTGCTGTTTGGCTACCCGTATCAGAACCTTTAATTATTGAATAAAAATAAATGCGCATGCAATGTAATATTAAACGAATCACTTCCCGGTACCGGATGCTGTTCCTGTGTGCGGGGCTGGTCGCATTTTTTAATGTTGCAGGCCAGGAAAGGGTTGTTTCGCTAAAGGGAGTGGTTACGAATGAAAAGAACGAGCCATTGTCCGGAGCAACCGTTGCTTCAAAGAGCGGCAGGCATTCGGTTGCCACCGGTGCAAACGGCAGTTTTTTCATTGAAGTACAAGGCGGCGCCGATTCATTGGTGGTTTCATACCTGGGGTACCAAACCCGGGTGTTGCCGGCAACGGATGATGTGGCCCGTAACATTCGCCTGGTACCCGATGCGGAAGGCCAGCAATTGAATGATGTAGTGGTGGTGGGATTCGGAACACAGAAGAAAATCAATCTCACGGGCGCGGTGTCGCAGATCAGTGGGAGGGAACTTCAGAACCGTCCCATTGCCAACCTGGGTCAGGCCCTGCAGGGAAAAGTGGCCAACCTCAATGTAACCACCACGGGTGATCCCGGCGGGCCCGGAACCAATGCTTCGTTCAACATCCGTGGCAATACTTCGTTATCCGGCGGCGGACCGCTGTTTGTTGTAGACGGTATTCCGGTGGCGGATATCAATGATATCAATGCGCAGGATATTGAGTCCGTTTCGGTGTTGAAAGATGCGGCTTCTTCCGCAATCTATGGCGCGCGGGCACCTTACGGGGTAATACTGGTAACTACAAAGCGGGGGAAGAAAGGGGAACAGGTGCATGTGGGAATGAATTCCATGGTGGCACAAAGCACCTATACGCGCCTGCCGCGGCTGGCTAATTCCCTGCAATTTGCCTATGCGCTGAATGATGCTTCGGTAAACAGCGGACAGGGGATCCTCTTCTCCGATGAGATCATTAAAAAGATACAGGATAATATCAACCGGCCGGGCACCTGGCCAGTAAGTACGCCGGACCCGGCCAACCCGAACCGGTATACCTATGCCTCTCCGCTGAATACCGATAACGTGGATTGGTACCGGGAGTATTTTAAACCCTGGTCCCTGAGTCATAAACACGACCTGAACATCAGTGGCGGATCGGATAACACAACCTACTATGTTGGTGTGGGGTATTATGATCAGGGCGGGCAATTGCGCTATGCCGATGAAAAATTTAAACGGTATAATATCACGGGTAATATCCGCACCGAGCCTACAAAATGGTTGCGGCTGGGATTGATCACACGGTTCTCCCGCCGGTATACCGATCTGCCCCATCCTTATGCTAATCAGCTGGGGAACTGGATCCATATGGCATCCACCCGCTGGCCCAACTGGGCATTGCGGAACCCGGACGGGCAGTTTAGCACGGCATCAAATGTCGAGTTCCTCACCAGCGGCGGCCGGGATACCCGCTACCTCAATGATCTTTCATTAACGGGTTCTATTGAAGCCGAGCCGGTAAAGAACTGGAAGATCAACCTGGATTATTCGTATAATAACCAGGCCACCCAATACCAGGAGCATAGCGCCTATGTGTACTCCTGGAATGTGGATGGTACGCGGTACAATATCGGCCCTTCGGTAAATTCAGTAGCAGAAGGAGGCGTGGCCGATAATTACAATACGCTCAACCTGTATTCTTCCTGGTTTAAAAATTTAGGGGCACACCATTTTAAGATCCTTGCCGGTACTCAGGTCCAAACATTCAGAGGGTTTGATGTGAGCGGCAGCCGTTCGGATCTGATCACGGATAAGATCCCTGCCATCAGAACTGCAACCGGTATACAAAATGCGTTTGACCTGCTGGGCCAGTATGCAACAGTGGGTACATTCGGACGGCTTAATTATGATTACCGGGAAACCTACATGATTGAATTGAACGGCCGTTATGACGGGTCTTCGAGATTTAGTGAAGGCCACCGCTTTGGATTTTTCCCTTCTGTTTCTGCAGGCTATAATCTTGCCCGTGAAAAATATTGGGGCAATCTTAAGCATGTGATCAACGAATTCAAGATCCGCGCCGGTTATGGTTCGCTGGGTAACCAGAATGTACCCAATTATCAATACCTCGCGCTCATTCCCATTGGTACCAACCTGGGATATATTTTAAACGGCGAGCGCCCGGGTTTTATCAACCCGCCGGGATTGATCAGTCCGGATCTTACCTGGGAAACTTCACGCACACTGGATGTAGGGCTGGATGCAGCGTTCCTTAAGAACCGCCTTACCCTGAATTTCAGCATGTACACCCGTACCACTTTAAATATGCTGGGTCCGGCATCGGTATTGCCGGCTACGTTAGGGGCAGCCGTTCCCTATCAGAATAATGCGGATATGCGCACGCGCGGATTTGACCTCACGCTGGGATGGAAGGACCGGATCGGTGAAGATTTTGCTTATAATATCGGCATACTGCTGTCCGATTACCGATCCCGCATTGTCAACTATTATAACCCCAGTAAGCTGCTGTCCGGTTACTATCCTGGTGCAGTGGTTGGCGATATATGGGGGTATGAAACCGCTGGTATTATTCAAACAGAACAGGACCTGGCCAATATGCCCAATCAGTCGTATCTGTTTGGCCAGTGGAACAAAGGCGATGTGCTGTATACAGATCTGAACGGGGATCATAAGATTGATATCGGCGACAATACGCTGGATAAACATGGGGATCTGAAGGTGATTGGCAACAATACGCCGCGTTATAGTTACAGTGTAAACCTTGGTGCTAGCTGGAAGCAATTGGATCTGTCGCTGTTCCTGCAGGGCGTAGGTAAACGCGATCTCTGGCTGGGCGGTGCACCCGGTAATAATTCCGGAAGTCTTTTCTGGGGCTTTGTTCCCAACTTCGGTAATAATATTTATGCAACCACATTGGATTACTGGACGCCCGAGCGAACCGGTGCTTACTGGCCCAGGCCCTATACCTCTTCTGAAGCAGCCAAGAACCACCAGGTACAAACCCGTTACCTGCAGAACGGTGCTTATATGCGTGTGAAAAATGTACAATTGGGGTATGACTTTTCAAAGCTGCTCCGGCTGAAGGGAATGGCGCGGGTACGGTTGTACTTCAGCGGAGAGAATATTCTTACGTTTTCGCGTATCAACAAAAATTATGACCCGGAAGTGGTGAACGGCGGATGGGGAACGGGGAAGATTTACCCGTTACTAAAGACGTATTCTCTGGGGGCAAATATCAATTTTTAACTTCTAAAACACAGGAATCATGAATGTGTACAGGCGTTTTTATTACGGGGTTGTTGCCGGCATACTGCTGTGGAGTTCCTGCAGTAAGATACTGGACAAACCGCCGCTGGACCAGATACCGGATACCGAACTGAGTTTTACGGCCACTGAAATGAAATTGTATTCGAACCAGTTTTACCCGGCATTTCCGGGATGGTTTCCCAACGCCTATACCGGTGGTATTTTCTGGCTGGATAATGCATCTGATAACCTGGTACATGGCAATTACAATTACAGTGCGCAGTTGTCTGGTACCGGTACCGTGCCTCCGTCGGGTGGAGGCTGGGATTGGGGAAATATCCGTGCAGTCAATTATTTTCTGGCCAACTATCACAAGTCGGCCGACGATCCGGCGCAAACCAATACCTATGTGGGGGAAATGTATTTCTGGCGGGCATGGTTTTATTTTAGTATGCTGAAGCAGTTCGGAGATCTTCCCTGGTACAACCAACCATTGACCACGGCCGATATGGAAGCCCTGCAGGCGCCCCGGTTAAAGCGGAATATCATTGCAGACTCCATTTTGAAAGATCTCGATAAAGCAGTACAATTGCTGGCGGCACCCGGAAAAGCAGAACCCCTACGGATCAATCGCGGCGCGGCACTGGCCTTTCAATCGCGGGTAGCCCTCTATGAAGGAGCGTGGGAAAAATATCACGCTGGCACCAGCTTTGGTGTAAGCGGAGCCGACTATAACAAATATTTCAGGAAGGCCGCAGACGCCGCATTAACGCTGATGATTGCAGGCTATTACAGCATCACTTCCATTACCGATGATCCGCAGTTTGGGTACTGGCGTCTCTTTAATCAGAAGGATCTTTCTAATAACACGGAAATGATCCTGTGGAAGAAATTTGACAAGGCGCTTGGTCTTACGCATTTCGGACAGAACATGATGGCTTATGGCGGGGGAAATACGGGATTATCAAAACCGCTGGTAGATGCATATTTATGTACGGATGGCAAACCCATATCCATCAGCACCCGCTACCAGGGCGATCAAACCATCGGGCAGCAGGTGCGCCAGCGGGATCCGAGGCTGGCACAAACGATATTGCTGCCCGGATATCCCCGGATTATTGCTAACGGAGATACAACAGGAAGATTCCTACTCCCGGATATCAACCTGTTGGGCGACGGGCGCTGTACCACCGGTTTTGAGATCTTTAAAGGGATTGCACCGGATGATGCGGATGGTACCGGAAGCGTTACGGCCAGTATTATATTCCGGTATGCAGAAGTGTTGCTGAATTACGCAGAGGCTAAGGCAGAACTGGGCGAAGGTAGCCAGGAGGTACTGGACAAAACCATTAATGTATTAAGAGACCGCGTACAGCTTCCGCATTTAACCGTAGGTGTAGGCTTTACAGATCCTCAATGGGAATTTACCAACATTACGCCCCTGCTGAATGAAATAAGGCGCGAGCGAAGGGTAGAGCTGGCGTTGGAAGGATACCGCTTTGATGACCTGATGCGCTGGAGTGCGGCACACCTCATCAAACGCCCCTTGTACGGTGCCAGATACCAGCAGTTTGCAGGCAAGCCGTTTGATCCGCCTTTAAACAATATTCCGGTTGCTGATAATGGATATATATTTCCGTTAAAGAATACCCCGGCTGCTAATGGCTGGCAGTTCAATCCCAACCGCGATTACCTGCAGCCATTACCTTCCAATGAGCTGGTGCTGAATAAAAACCTGAAACAAAACCCCGGTTGGCAATAATGTATCTTTCCTGTAATAAAGTATATAAAATGAGGATTTGGAATCACCTGGATATTTGGATTGTGATCGGGTACCTGCTGTTAATGCTCGGAATCGGTTTCTGGCACCGGCGCTTTGCCAATAAGAGTATGGATAATTTTTTCCTGGGTGGACGAAAGATCCCGGGATGGCTGAATGGCGTTTCCTATACGGCAGCACTGGTGAGCCCGGATGCCGCCACCGGTTACGGCGGTTTGGCTGTGGCTACCGGGGGCTTTATCTGCTGGTGGTACTTAAGCCGTTTTGGGCTGGCATTGTTCCTGGGCGGCGTGCTCTTTGCCTTTTTCTGGAGGCGGCTCAACCTGTTTACATCGCTTGAGTTCTATGATCTGCGGTTCCCCAAAAGGGCTGCCGGTATCATGCGGTTATGGATTGCCCTGCGTACCTCCCTCATTGCAATGCCCGCCTGGACCGGCATTACGTTGCTGGCTGCTTATAAAATAATGGGACCGGCCTTTGATCTTACAAAGTTTGAAACACTTTGCCTGGTGGTGCCTGTATCCCTGCTGTTTGTATTTTCATCCGGGTACAAAGGCGTGGTGATCTCCAATTTTATCCAGATGCTGATCTTCCTGGCGGGTACCCTGCTGCTGTTGTTCCTGACCCTGCAACATTTTGGCGGAGCAACCGCCATGGTGCAGACGATCCAACATGCTTTCGGTCCGAAGAGTGCAGAAATCTTGGGAAGCATACCGCCTGAAAAGCAGGAAGTGTTTCCGCTGGCCGCAGCTTTTGGCTGGCTCATCGGGCAGAGCATCGGCTACGGCGGGGATGCTGCACCGATGGGCGGTGCCATGGAAGGGCAACGCATTCTTTCTACGCGTACACCATCAGAAGCACTGACGATGTATGTAGTGGCGGCCATCTCCATGTTTGTATTGTTACTGCTGGTAACCCTACCCAGTATCAGCGCCGCCGTGTTGTGGCCGGAGCTGCGGCAAACGGGGGCCGACAGGGAGCTGGTATACGGCAGGCTTATGAAGATGTTGTTGCCATCCGGTGCTATGGGGCTAATGGTGGCGGCGATGCTGGCGGCAACGATGTCAACCGTGGGGGACAACCTCAACTTCGGCAGCCAGATACTGGTAAGTGATATCTACCGCCGCTGGTTTGTTCCCCGGCGTTCTGAAAAGCATTACCTGTTTATTGGCAAGATCTCCATGCTGGTTATACTTGCCGTTTCCATTGCGGTTGTGTACAACGTACGCATCATTACGGATGTGGCCATTTTTATGCTGTCTTTAAGTGCGGCTGAACTGCCGGCCAACTGGGCGCAATGGTGGTGGTGGCGGTTTAACGGCCCGGCAAGGATTGCTGCATCCTTCGGAGGTGCGACCATATTCTGTATCGTAGTACTGGGCCCGCGCTTGCTGATGTACCTGGGAGTGGGCGGCGCAGAACGCCTGGTGGTTGCCTGGTACTGGCAAACCCTGCTGGTAATGGGGCTTACCACACTGCTCTGGATCGTTGTGGCATTACTTACCAGGCCCGATCCGCAGCCTCTGTTACAGGATTTTTATAAGCGCGCACGGCCACTGGGTTTTTGGAAACCCTTCCGGAATAACGCGGAACCCGGTGTGTACAGGCCGCTGCGTCCCATTCTGAAGGGGATCTTTATTGCCATCATTGGAACGGTATCTGTTTCATTATTCATACTCGGCCTTACCCATGCCTGGTTTGCGCGGTATGGTATCGGTTTGCTTACACTGCTGGTAGCCATAGTGCTTTTTATCGTCTTTCGCAAAATGGCTTCCCGCTACCTCACCGAACTGGAAATAAGTACGGGTGATCGTAAAACCGATACGGTCCATTATCACGAACAATCTTAAAACGATCCATATCGGATTCATAAAACATATATAAAAGTTATGAGAGCAAAACAAGTAGTACGAACAAAAGAAGAGCATGTGCTGTATCTGGGAGACTGGGTCTTTCATGTGGGGCCCACATTTATTGAAACACCTTTTGGTACGGAGACAAAAGACGCCGATCTGCATTTTTACGGAGAACGGCTGACCGAGGCGCTGGAACAACAGGCCGATGTAACACCGTTGTCCAACTGGGAACTGTACCGGTTGGAACCGGGCAAGCTGGAGGAATACCTGCAACAATCCGAAGCGCTGATCATCAGTGATGTGGAGGCAAAATGCTTTCACCTGTATCCCAGTTTTTTTGACAGGGCACGCCGCGAGCAGAAGATCGTTACGTTCCCGGACCGTATAGAGGCCATTAA
The sequence above is a segment of the Niabella agricola genome. Coding sequences within it:
- a CDS encoding RagB/SusD family nutrient uptake outer membrane protein, with the protein product MKKLIQIIAVLLVFASLSGCKKGYLDKTPDGDLTLDQIFTNSGFTEQFLTNIYSQLPQELRMVDNPGSGLPNNPFNGASDDMEMSYEGNFATNMNLGNWNPVTYTLDFWSNCYYAIRKANLFLENIDKLAPSDLAPVTKINRWKGEAIFLRAFYHFLLIRVYGPVPIIDRTYNLNEDFTTVKRQPIDQCVNFIVSECDKSAGLLEPKVSSTSDYGRPSKAAALALKARTLLYMASPLWNGNPDYASFKDKEGTRLFPDFDGGRWQVAANAAKQCIDEATAAGYGLYRAADNNPVKNYQELFYMNFNNEVFFTCNDPDYQNIDAYSEPRGMTGANWPLQSPTQDLVDDYEMANGIRPITGYNADMTPIIDPLSGYTENAQAATETDYYYAGTRTMYVNREPRFYATINFTGAKYKTGTPQLRKTPLQFWKLGLDGRTNVSTDFYSKTGYLLKKLTHPAFVMSPKSDPKRTWIFFRLGEQYLNYAEALNEAQGPIADVYKYVNLIRERAGLPGLTAGLSKDAMREAIRHERRIELAFETHRYFDCHRWKIAEVTDNRNIYGLNVNGLTSESPIVPYTIASDAFYKRTVIEKRIFDKKHYLWPIQQRDIDKNHNLVQNPFW
- a CDS encoding SusC/RagA family TonB-linked outer membrane protein, translating into MKRVMIPLLCSIPAAKKIPAPDAPARRIAKRCLTLFVFSLILNMAHAAGSGRPGRSPSLTFVQDTLPSYVLNGLVQDENKNPVPNASVQIKGTPRSAVTNLDGKFIIEARRGDSLVVTSVGYLEQALLLDRNPTLVIQLVQDLEGQKLNEVQVVGYGSQKKTTMVGAVSTVSVAEIQKYSTPQLTNAIGGKLAGVLTRQTSGEPGYDAAKIYIRGLVSQSGVNKPLIIVDGVERELNDYWTNMNIQDIESFSVLKDASATAVYGNRGANGVILIVTKKGVIGRPRVIFRTETAVATPMRIEDNINAYEYASLVNESRANVGEAPKYSAAELQKFKDHSDPYLYPDVDWYRTIFRKNTMQSINNLGITGGTEIVRYYVNLGYTLQQGMYVEDPKVEYKTNAMMRQYNFRSRVDVKLNKRLTVDLGLAGISKAANFPGRARSTIFDVLKLTNPLMYPVKNPDGSNPGASGDSRINPYTLVTQTGYTTQFYNTITSNLNVRWDMGGLVRGLSLNGLAAFDVVDITQNVRSKDPATFYYKKDPITGKESYTPIVTETALGLYNLNENYRTVYEELRLDYVRSFGKHNITALLGANRRQYNNVNAGNSIDNIPERRQGLIGRITYNYDTRYLLEVNAGYTGSEQFPKGKRYGLFPSVGPGWIVSNEKFWNSGFINLLKFRGSYGLVGNDRIGGGRFLFQTRFDKNAPGYVFGQDQNINPGGKRENFIGNPDVTWEHAYKSNIGMDLELLQGMITLTTDVFRERREDQLLSRRIIPIYAGYPDFIIPFGNVGITENKGIDGSFQFRNTTKGGFYYSVNGNLTFAKNKIIENDYPKLQYPWQDLRGYPIGSNLGYIAEGFFKDEADIANSPSQTYFQSVIRPGDVKYKDINGDNKIDNADMTVIGKYGSEPQMMYGLGIVLSYKGFDASIFFTGAARRDFFFTQQWTAMPFASGESMYNVMQMVYDQRWIPGADNSEAKFPAVRSLSKNNYVGSTVYLRSGDYLRIKNAEIGYNFPDALMKRLKLNGARLFVQGTNLATWDHIKAIDPESDFGTGSYPISRNFNFGLEVRF
- a CDS encoding glycoside hydrolase family 172 protein; translation: MSMYCNDFSNVSKALFKVVLLGWLLSYSGTVQAQQLYELPAAGTESRWISFENIRGEKGSAATENKGAKGHSSEWIAPGASKVLMDYSGAGIIHRIWMTVIDRSPAALRSIRIEMYWDDAAKPAVSAPLGDFFGISLGLKTTFQSAAFSDPEGRSFNCYIPMPFKKHAKIVFINESNVKQLLFYDINFSALKRPVLQAGYFHAYWSTNNGSKLGDDFAILPQIHGKGRFLGTNIGIVTDKVYGSTWFGEGEVKIYLDGDQQYPTLAGTGTEDYIGSAWNLGPFSNLYQGAPIVDKVKGRFSFYRYHIPDPVFFNSSCKVTIQQMGGGGRDSIRAIIKAGGRARPVSVMTSTGLIKILEQRNYPDLFDERFPKDEWVNFYRVDDYAATAYFYLDRPENELPPLPPVAERIRGL